In bacterium, the DNA window GGATTTCTTTTCGAAGAACGTCTTCCACATTGTCCCGCACACCGTGAGCAACCGGATGGAGGCCCGTAAACATTGAAGTATGGGAAGGAAGCGTGTAAGGGATTTGAGAGATTGCCTTTTTAAAAAGGATTCCTTCCTTCGCCAGTTTCTCCAGGTGTGGTGTCTCAACCCCTTCCGCATCGTATAGACGCAAGTAATCGGCCCGTACCGTATCCATGGAGACCAGCAGAACGTTGTAGGAGGCGGAATTTTCCTGCTCTCCTTTATTTTTGAAAGAGAAATGAAATGCGCCGTATCCTAGAATTAAAACAAGAAACACAATTCCAATGACAATCGCAACAGAGTAGCGTGGACGTCCCGTCTGCGCAGATCTCGCAGGCGAGACGCCCGCGCTACTTTGTTTTTTTCCCTTTTTCTTACTCATTGAAGTTTCTGGATTAACGAACGGACTTTTGTAAGGTCGGTTGCGTATCGATTTCGCGGCGCATTTTTTTCAAATTCCTTCAACAGCTCAAGGGCTTTGTCTCTTTGCTGATTTTCGAGATATGCGAAAGCCAGGTTCAGCATCGCATCGTAATTTTTTCTGTTCTCATTCAGCGCCAGCGTCCAGTTCTTAATCGCCTCACCCCAGTTCTTTTTGCTCGCATGAATCACACCGAGGCCATTGTA includes these proteins:
- a CDS encoding tetratricopeptide repeat protein, whose product is AVALDPSNAMTLNNMGTLYLTQKKFDLAEKQLQAAIRANPHLAGAYNGLGVIHASKKNWGEAIKNWTLALNENRKNYDAMLNLAFAYLENQQRDKALELLKEFEKNAPRNRYATDLTKVRSLIQKLQ